The following are from one region of the Vibrio hyugaensis genome:
- the nrfD gene encoding cytochrome c nitrite reductase subunit NrfD yields MNGFESAFHFDSLVWDWIIAIYLFLAGMSAGAVMISIYLKRKVIEGDPANNGIMKAMAWLAPFGIIAGLVILIFHLTKPLEFWKIMIYYNPTSVMSMGVILFQVYMIVLFAWVGVIFRHPIINFCEGKLPSKLLDFVDGLLIKLGKGNNAIELFLGFLAIVLAAYTGFLLSALKTYPMLNNPVLPILFLFSSLSSGAAACLMFGILVFKEPTSSPSVSWVHGFERPVVLFELFVLVTFFTGLIFSGGQNEAAAWNAISSGFWAQWFWVGVVLIGMLTPLTMNWLIPSEVRHKGSYVFVVTTLSLVGVLMLRTFILYAGQMTVV; encoded by the coding sequence ATGAACGGCTTCGAAAGTGCATTCCACTTTGACTCGTTAGTCTGGGATTGGATCATCGCGATTTACTTGTTCCTTGCTGGGATGTCAGCAGGTGCAGTGATGATTTCTATCTATCTAAAACGTAAAGTCATCGAGGGTGACCCAGCAAATAACGGCATCATGAAGGCTATGGCTTGGTTGGCGCCATTTGGTATCATTGCTGGTTTGGTTATTCTGATTTTCCACCTAACTAAACCGCTAGAGTTTTGGAAGATCATGATTTATTACAATCCGACTTCCGTGATGTCGATGGGCGTTATCCTGTTCCAAGTGTACATGATTGTGTTGTTTGCCTGGGTCGGCGTAATTTTCCGCCATCCAATCATCAACTTCTGTGAAGGAAAGCTGCCAAGTAAGCTACTGGACTTTGTTGATGGTCTGCTTATTAAGTTAGGTAAAGGCAACAACGCCATAGAACTTTTTCTGGGATTCTTAGCGATAGTCTTAGCTGCATACACCGGCTTCTTACTGTCTGCATTGAAGACCTACCCAATGCTTAACAACCCAGTGCTGCCTATTTTATTCTTGTTCTCGAGCTTGTCTTCTGGCGCAGCGGCTTGCTTGATGTTCGGAATTCTCGTCTTTAAAGAACCGACTAGCAGCCCGAGCGTGTCTTGGGTTCACGGGTTTGAACGCCCAGTGGTGTTGTTCGAATTGTTCGTATTGGTGACATTTTTCACGGGCTTAATCTTCAGTGGAGGGCAAAATGAAGCGGCTGCGTGGAACGCGATATCCAGTGGCTTTTGGGCGCAGTGGTTCTGGGTTGGTGTAGTACTAATAGGTATGCTAACACCTCTTACCATGAACTGGCTGATACCTTCAGAAGTGCGCCATAAAGGCAGCTATGTCTTTGTCGTTACCACTTTGAGCTTGGTCGGTGTACTCATGTTACGTACGTTCATCCTTTATGCAGGCCAAATGACGGTTGTATAA
- the nrdA gene encoding class 1a ribonucleoside-diphosphate reductase subunit alpha gives MNQQLTVTKRDGRKETIDLEKIHRVITWAAEGLNNVSVSQVELRAHIQFYDGITTSDIHETMIKSAADLISEETPDYQYLAARLAVFHLRKKAYGQYEPPTLYNHVARLIDMGKYDQHILEDYTKEELDELDAYLDHKRDLDFSYAAVKQLEGKYFVQNRVSGEIYESAQFLYILVSACLFANYPKETRLDYIKRFYDATSTFKISLPTPIMSGVRTPTRQFSSCVLIECGDSLDSINATASSIVRYVSQRAGIGINAGRIRALGSEIRGGEAFHTGCIPFYKYFQTAVKCCSQGGVRGGAATVFYPLWHGEARSLMVLKNNRGVEENRVRHMDYGVQLNKLMYQRLVEGGNITLFSPSDVPGLYDAFFENQEEFERLYVKYENDPSIKKETVKAIEMFTLLMQERASTGRIYIQNVDHCNTHSPFDSEVAPVRQSNLCLEIALPTKPLKNVEDDSGEIALCTLSAFNLGAIKSLDDFEELSELVVRALDALLDYQDYPLPAAYKSTMNRRTLGVGVINYAYYLAKNGVKYSDGSANGLTHRTFEAIQYYLLKASVALAKEQGKCPSFHETNYAKGLLPIDTYKKDIDLICEEELHYDWDSLRKEIVEHGLRNSTLTALMPSETSSQISNATNGIEPPRGYVSVKASKDGILKQVVPDFTELKDNYELLWNIGSNDGYLHLVGIMQKFVDQAISANTNYDPSGYETGKVPMKKLLQDLLTAYKFGVKTLYYHNTRDGAKDDQKDAVQPQDDDCAGGGCKI, from the coding sequence ATGAACCAACAACTTACCGTCACCAAGCGTGATGGCCGTAAAGAAACTATCGATCTGGAAAAAATCCATCGCGTTATCACTTGGGCTGCCGAAGGTCTTAACAACGTTTCAGTATCTCAAGTAGAACTGCGTGCTCACATCCAGTTTTACGACGGCATCACCACGTCAGATATCCATGAGACGATGATCAAGTCTGCCGCAGACCTGATTTCAGAAGAAACACCGGACTACCAATACCTAGCTGCTCGCCTAGCGGTATTCCACCTACGTAAAAAAGCATACGGCCAATACGAGCCGCCAACGCTATACAATCACGTAGCTCGTCTTATTGATATGGGTAAGTACGATCAGCACATTCTGGAAGACTACACAAAAGAAGAACTAGACGAACTTGATGCGTACCTAGACCACAAACGCGATCTAGACTTCTCTTACGCTGCTGTAAAACAGCTAGAAGGTAAGTACTTCGTACAGAACCGTGTATCTGGCGAGATCTACGAAAGTGCTCAGTTCCTATACATCCTAGTTTCAGCTTGTCTGTTCGCAAATTACCCGAAAGAAACACGCCTTGATTACATCAAGCGTTTCTACGATGCGACATCGACATTTAAGATTTCTCTACCTACACCGATCATGTCTGGTGTACGTACTCCTACTCGTCAGTTCAGCTCATGCGTGCTGATCGAGTGTGGTGATAGCCTTGATTCTATCAACGCAACCGCAAGCTCAATCGTACGTTATGTATCTCAACGTGCTGGTATCGGTATCAACGCAGGTCGTATCCGTGCGCTAGGTTCTGAAATCCGTGGTGGTGAAGCATTCCACACTGGTTGTATCCCATTCTACAAATACTTCCAAACTGCAGTGAAATGTTGTTCTCAAGGTGGTGTTCGTGGTGGTGCTGCGACGGTGTTCTACCCACTATGGCACGGTGAAGCTCGTTCACTGATGGTTCTTAAGAACAACCGTGGTGTTGAAGAGAACCGTGTTCGTCACATGGATTACGGTGTTCAGTTAAACAAACTGATGTACCAACGCTTGGTAGAGGGTGGCAACATCACGCTGTTCTCACCATCTGACGTACCAGGCCTATATGACGCATTCTTCGAAAACCAAGAAGAATTTGAACGTCTATACGTGAAATACGAGAACGATCCTTCAATCAAGAAAGAGACCGTTAAAGCGATTGAAATGTTCACTCTGCTAATGCAAGAGCGTGCATCAACGGGTCGTATCTACATTCAGAACGTAGACCACTGTAACACTCACAGCCCGTTCGACTCAGAAGTCGCGCCAGTTCGTCAATCAAACCTATGTTTAGAGATCGCACTGCCAACTAAGCCTCTGAAGAACGTTGAAGATGACTCAGGCGAGATCGCACTATGTACGCTTTCTGCGTTCAACCTTGGTGCAATCAAATCTCTTGATGATTTCGAAGAGCTATCTGAACTTGTAGTCCGTGCACTAGATGCACTACTTGATTACCAAGATTACCCACTACCAGCAGCATACAAGTCGACAATGAACCGTCGTACGCTGGGCGTTGGTGTTATCAACTACGCATACTACCTAGCGAAGAACGGTGTTAAATACTCTGACGGTAGCGCAAACGGTCTAACGCACCGTACATTCGAAGCGATTCAATACTACCTATTGAAAGCATCGGTAGCACTTGCGAAAGAACAAGGTAAGTGTCCTTCGTTCCACGAAACGAACTACGCGAAAGGCTTATTGCCAATCGACACTTACAAGAAAGACATCGATCTTATCTGTGAAGAAGAACTCCATTACGACTGGGATAGTCTACGCAAAGAAATCGTTGAACACGGTCTACGTAACTCAACACTGACTGCGCTGATGCCATCAGAGACTTCTTCTCAAATTTCAAACGCAACAAATGGTATTGAGCCACCACGTGGTTATGTATCAGTAAAAGCATCGAAAGACGGTATCCTGAAGCAAGTTGTGCCTGATTTCACTGAGCTGAAAGACAACTATGAGCTGCTTTGGAACATCGGTTCTAACGACGGTTACTTGCATCTTGTGGGTATCATGCAGAAATTCGTTGACCAAGCGATCTCAGCTAACACAAACTACGACCCATCAGGTTACGAAACTGGCAAGGTTCCAATGAAGAAGCTTCTTCAAGACCTGCTAACTGCGTACAAGTTTGGTGTGAAGACACTTTACTACCATAACACTCGTGATGGCGCGAAAGACGACCAGAAAGACGCAGTTCAACCACAAGATGACGATTGTGCAGGCGGCGGTTGTAAGATTTAA
- a CDS encoding TPR domain-containing protein — translation MSVWFFVAITLMGLFIVLLSLSASRIKPAKWFGFCVLVFVLTTAGFLLFRQPPPPPIQAEMSRMMTTRDIMEEIQTQLREEPNNAELWFQLGQGYLLEGEFDGALICFDYAIQLTDPVSATQLAAKATTLYYIHKQAMTDEVGLLLEQALQLEPHNEAALSLIANDHFLSFRFQEAIDTWVLLLDSNDPNLDRVQIIRSINKAKELL, via the coding sequence ATGTCTGTTTGGTTTTTTGTTGCCATTACGTTGATGGGTTTGTTCATCGTCTTGTTGTCCTTGAGCGCGTCTCGAATAAAACCGGCAAAATGGTTTGGTTTTTGCGTATTAGTTTTCGTTCTGACGACCGCCGGCTTTTTGCTATTTCGACAACCGCCACCACCGCCGATTCAAGCCGAAATGTCACGCATGATGACCACTCGCGACATCATGGAAGAGATTCAAACCCAACTTCGGGAGGAGCCTAATAATGCCGAGCTTTGGTTCCAGCTAGGGCAGGGTTATTTGCTCGAAGGAGAGTTTGATGGTGCACTTATTTGTTTCGACTACGCGATCCAATTGACTGACCCAGTCAGTGCTACTCAGCTTGCCGCCAAAGCGACGACCTTGTATTACATTCATAAGCAAGCAATGACGGATGAAGTGGGTTTGTTGCTTGAACAAGCGCTACAACTTGAACCTCACAATGAAGCGGCTTTGTCTTTGATCGCAAATGACCATTTTTTGTCATTCCGCTTTCAGGAAGCCATTGATACTTGGGTACTATTATTAGATTCTAATGATCCAAACTTAGATAGAGTGCAAATCATTCGCTCTATCAACAAAGCAAAAGAGCTGTTGTAG
- the nrfC gene encoding cytochrome c nitrite reductase Fe-S protein, whose protein sequence is MKCSRRNFLAGSGALILTTGVAGTSVVSSSLYASNSEQAKRMGMVHDENACIGCTACTDACREVNKVPEGVTRLKIHRSEPIGEFPDVEYQFTRESCQHCENPPCVYVCPTGAAYKDEATGIVDVHKEKCVGCGYCLAACPYQVRFFNPVDHSADKCNFCRDTNLAQGKQPACVESCPTKALIFGDLNDPTSEVSKAIESHVVYRDKSHLGTQPKLYKIPHSKGEVSS, encoded by the coding sequence ATGAAATGTTCTAGAAGAAATTTCTTAGCCGGTAGCGGCGCACTGATTTTGACCACAGGCGTTGCAGGCACTTCCGTTGTTAGCTCCTCTCTTTATGCGAGCAACAGTGAACAAGCGAAGCGCATGGGTATGGTTCATGATGAAAATGCCTGCATTGGCTGTACCGCTTGTACCGATGCTTGTCGCGAAGTAAATAAAGTCCCTGAAGGCGTGACGCGACTTAAAATTCATCGCAGTGAACCGATTGGCGAATTCCCAGATGTGGAATACCAGTTTACTCGCGAATCCTGTCAGCACTGTGAGAACCCACCATGTGTTTACGTTTGTCCAACAGGCGCTGCATACAAAGATGAAGCGACAGGCATCGTGGATGTACACAAAGAGAAATGTGTAGGATGTGGTTATTGCCTTGCCGCTTGCCCTTACCAAGTGCGCTTCTTTAATCCAGTCGATCACTCTGCGGATAAATGTAACTTCTGCCGTGATACCAACCTAGCGCAAGGTAAGCAGCCAGCTTGCGTGGAATCTTGCCCAACAAAAGCACTCATCTTTGGTGATTTAAATGACCCAACTAGCGAGGTGAGCAAAGCCATCGAAAGCCATGTTGTCTATCGCGATAAATCGCATTTAGGTACGCAACCTAAACTGTACAAAATTCCGCATAGCAAAGGGGAGGTGTCATCATGA
- the nrfB gene encoding cytochrome c nitrite reductase pentaheme subunit gives MGNIKLAIETMLKLLFIFAVYGFSIAAHATSSEPVEGVQTERHQVELTRDRDYKCLQCHKDAKDTLNLSHDPQALLNQGKQLNCTNCHSNIGPDHREGASEVIKFSAAQSKAVHDKVFLDPSLILKANSQCVDCHTPLKLRESHWTHDVHAKNLTCSNCHDVHAAKAKALAYDRKELIKQCVDCHSEFAIEPELAKEEER, from the coding sequence ATGGGCAATATAAAATTGGCCATAGAGACAATGTTGAAACTTCTCTTCATCTTTGCCGTCTATGGTTTTTCCATCGCCGCCCATGCGACTTCTTCAGAGCCTGTTGAAGGTGTTCAAACCGAGCGCCATCAAGTCGAATTAACCCGTGACAGAGACTATAAATGTCTCCAGTGTCATAAGGACGCCAAAGATACTCTGAATCTATCGCATGACCCGCAAGCGCTATTAAACCAGGGCAAACAGCTCAACTGCACGAATTGTCATAGTAATATCGGACCCGATCACCGTGAAGGTGCTTCGGAGGTGATTAAGTTCTCCGCAGCACAATCTAAAGCCGTTCACGATAAAGTCTTTCTTGATCCAAGTTTAATCCTTAAAGCCAATAGTCAGTGTGTGGATTGTCATACACCGTTGAAGTTACGTGAAAGTCACTGGACGCATGATGTACACGCGAAAAACCTGACGTGTTCAAATTGTCATGATGTGCATGCTGCGAAAGCCAAAGCGCTGGCATACGACCGTAAAGAACTGATTAAGCAATGTGTCGACTGTCACTCTGAATTTGCCATCGAGCCTGAACTCGCAAAAGAGGAGGAGAGATAG
- the gyrA gene encoding DNA gyrase subunit A yields MSDLAKEITPVNIEDELRGSYLDYAMSVIVGRALPDVRDGLKPVHRRVLFAMNVLGNDWNKPYKKSARVVGDVIGKYHPHGDSAVYDTIVRMAQPFSLRYMLVDGQGNFGSIDGDSAAAMRYTEVRMAKIAHELLADLDKETVDYVPNYDGTEQIPAVLPTKIPNLLVNGASGIAVGMATNIPPHNLGEVIDGCLAFINNEEITIDELMDYIPGPDFPTAALISGRKGIVDAYKTGRGKIYMRSKADIEVEKNGKETIIVTEIPYQVNKARLIEKIAELVKDKKVEGISALRDESDKDGMRIVIECKRDAVGEVVLNNLYAQTQLQTTFGINMVALNNGQPQLFNLKDMLKCFVDHRREVVTRRTIFELRKARERAHILEALSLALANIDEVIELIKNAPTPAEAKVGLVSRGWDLGNVASMLERAGTDAARPEWLEDQYGIRDGLYYLTETQAQAILELRLHRLTGLEHEKILDEYKALLEEIAELMHILASTERLMEVIREELEAVRDSYGDVRRTEITAATHDIDMEELIAREDVVVTLSHEGYVKYQILSDYEAQRRGGKGKSATKMKDEDFIERLLVANTHDNILCFSTRGKTYRLKVYQLPHATRTARGKPIVNILPLEEGERITAILPVDEFSPEKFIFMATGDGTVKKTPLNQFANVRSNGLIAVNLRDDDSLIGVDITNGDSDIMLFSKAGKVVRFSEDKVRAMGRTAAGVRGMKLADDDQVVSLIVPSNEGDILTVTQNGYGKRTELAEYPTKGRATQGVVSIKVSERNGPVVGAVQVEEGDEMMMITDAGTLVRTRVAEVSQVGRNTQGVTLIRTAEDESVVGLQRIDEVEEVELPEGEEAAETTEANAEQQAPEAPKADDAEEGSEEE; encoded by the coding sequence ATGAGCGATTTAGCTAAAGAGATCACGCCCGTAAACATTGAAGATGAGCTTAGAGGTTCATACCTAGACTACGCGATGTCAGTAATCGTGGGTCGTGCTCTTCCAGATGTGCGTGATGGCCTAAAACCAGTACACCGCCGCGTTTTATTCGCGATGAACGTACTAGGCAACGATTGGAACAAACCATATAAAAAATCAGCCCGTGTTGTCGGCGACGTAATCGGTAAATATCACCCACACGGTGATAGTGCTGTGTACGACACAATCGTACGTATGGCTCAGCCGTTCTCACTTCGTTACATGCTGGTCGATGGTCAAGGTAACTTTGGCTCGATCGATGGCGACTCTGCTGCGGCAATGCGTTATACCGAAGTACGTATGGCGAAAATTGCCCACGAGCTTCTGGCTGACCTAGATAAAGAAACCGTGGACTACGTACCTAACTACGATGGTACGGAGCAAATCCCAGCGGTTCTTCCAACGAAAATTCCTAACCTATTGGTAAACGGTGCTTCTGGTATCGCGGTAGGTATGGCAACCAACATCCCGCCACACAACCTTGGCGAAGTGATCGATGGCTGTCTTGCGTTCATCAATAATGAAGAAATCACCATTGATGAACTGATGGATTACATTCCTGGTCCTGATTTCCCAACGGCAGCGCTTATCAGCGGTCGTAAAGGCATCGTAGACGCGTACAAAACTGGTCGCGGCAAAATCTACATGCGTTCAAAAGCGGACATCGAAGTGGAGAAGAATGGTAAAGAAACCATCATCGTCACTGAAATCCCTTACCAGGTAAACAAAGCTCGCTTGATCGAAAAGATCGCTGAGCTAGTGAAAGATAAGAAAGTAGAAGGCATCAGTGCACTACGCGACGAGTCGGATAAAGACGGTATGCGTATTGTTATTGAATGTAAGCGCGATGCAGTGGGTGAAGTGGTTCTAAACAACCTTTACGCACAAACTCAGCTTCAAACGACTTTCGGTATCAACATGGTTGCGTTAAACAACGGCCAGCCACAGCTATTTAACCTAAAAGATATGTTGAAGTGCTTCGTTGACCACCGTCGTGAAGTTGTAACTCGTCGTACTATCTTCGAACTACGCAAAGCGCGCGAGCGTGCTCATATCCTTGAAGCATTGTCTCTTGCTCTTGCAAACATCGATGAAGTTATTGAGTTGATCAAAAACGCACCAACACCAGCAGAAGCAAAAGTTGGCTTGGTATCGCGTGGTTGGGATCTTGGTAACGTAGCATCAATGCTTGAGCGTGCTGGTACTGATGCAGCTCGTCCAGAATGGCTAGAAGATCAATACGGTATCCGTGATGGTCTGTACTACCTAACTGAGACTCAAGCGCAAGCAATCCTAGAACTTCGTCTACACCGCCTAACCGGTCTAGAGCACGAGAAGATTCTTGATGAATATAAAGCACTTCTAGAAGAAATTGCAGAGCTAATGCATATCCTTGCAAGCACTGAGCGTCTAATGGAAGTGATCCGCGAAGAATTAGAAGCAGTTCGTGATAGTTACGGTGATGTTCGTCGTACAGAAATCACAGCAGCAACCCATGACATTGACATGGAAGAGCTGATTGCTCGTGAAGACGTCGTTGTGACTCTGTCTCACGAAGGTTACGTTAAGTACCAAATTCTAAGCGACTACGAAGCTCAGCGTCGTGGTGGTAAAGGTAAGAGTGCAACGAAGATGAAAGATGAAGACTTCATCGAGCGTCTACTTGTTGCAAATACTCACGATAACATCCTATGTTTCTCTACTCGTGGTAAGACTTACCGTCTGAAAGTTTACCAATTGCCGCATGCAACTCGCACTGCTCGTGGTAAGCCAATCGTAAACATCCTTCCGCTAGAGGAAGGCGAGCGTATTACTGCAATCCTTCCTGTTGATGAGTTCTCTCCAGAGAAATTTATCTTCATGGCAACGGGTGACGGTACGGTTAAGAAGACACCTCTGAACCAGTTTGCAAACGTACGTTCAAACGGTCTAATCGCTGTTAACTTACGTGATGATGACTCGCTAATTGGTGTTGATATCACCAACGGCGATAGCGACATCATGCTGTTCTCTAAAGCAGGTAAAGTGGTTCGCTTTAGCGAAGACAAAGTACGTGCAATGGGTCGTACAGCGGCGGGTGTTCGCGGTATGAAGTTAGCAGACGATGACCAAGTGGTTTCTCTGATCGTTCCATCGAACGAAGGCGACATCCTAACCGTTACTCAAAACGGTTATGGTAAACGTACTGAACTAGCAGAATACCCAACGAAAGGTCGTGCAACTCAGGGCGTTGTGTCTATCAAGGTTTCTGAACGTAACGGTCCAGTAGTTGGTGCGGTACAAGTAGAAGAAGGCGACGAGATGATGATGATCACCGACGCTGGTACTCTAGTTCGTACACGTGTTGCAGAAGTTAGCCAAGTTGGTCGTAACACTCAAGGTGTGACTCTGATCCGTACAGCAGAAGACGAATCAGTGGTTGGTCTACAGCGTATCGATGAAGTTGAAGAAGTTGAATTGCCTGAAGGCGAAGAAGCAGCGGAAACGACAGAAGCGAATGCAGAGCAACAAGCACCTGAAGCGCCAAAAGCAGACGACGCAGAAGAAGGCTCTGAAGAAGAATAA
- the nrfA gene encoding ammonia-forming nitrite reductase cytochrome c552 subunit, protein MSIKHWMSTPIAVATLFASQLFLVGAPLAAEDKGLIDPRNDAFEQNHPDQYHSWKATSESEHIEDALGEDPNMVILWAGYGFAKDYNKARGHFYALDDVRQTLRTGAPTDEKSGPMPMACWSCKSPDVARVIDERGEDGYFEGKWARLGSEIVNPIGCSDCHDTRSEEFKNGEPALAVTRPYVERAFDTIGKKFDEQSRLDQQASVCAQCHVEYYFTGPTKAVKFPWDMGTSVNDMEKYYDALNFKDWTHAVSKAPMLKAQHPGYETWREGIHGKNKVVCVDCHMPKVTKEDGTVYTDHKVGNPFDRFDDTCAQCHTQTKEQLQGIVSTRKAQVLNMKLTAEKQIVAAHFEAGAAWDAGATEEEMQPILQDIRHAQWRWDYAIASHGVHMHAPEVALEVLGTAVDRAADARTKLVRLLAKKGITEPVQIPDISTKAKAQQALGMDMEKMNADKKDFLETIAPDWDKAAAEREATY, encoded by the coding sequence GTGAGCATAAAACACTGGATGAGCACACCTATCGCGGTTGCGACCTTATTCGCCAGCCAATTATTTTTGGTCGGCGCTCCGTTGGCGGCGGAAGATAAAGGTCTCATCGATCCACGCAATGACGCCTTCGAACAAAACCACCCTGACCAATACCATTCTTGGAAAGCGACATCTGAAAGCGAACATATTGAAGATGCACTTGGAGAAGACCCTAATATGGTCATTCTTTGGGCTGGCTATGGCTTCGCTAAAGACTACAACAAGGCTCGCGGGCACTTTTACGCTCTCGATGATGTTCGTCAAACACTTCGCACTGGCGCTCCCACCGATGAAAAATCAGGTCCCATGCCAATGGCGTGTTGGAGCTGTAAGAGCCCAGATGTCGCACGTGTGATTGATGAACGAGGTGAAGATGGGTATTTCGAGGGAAAATGGGCACGCTTGGGCTCAGAAATCGTAAATCCTATTGGCTGCTCTGACTGTCACGATACTCGCTCTGAGGAGTTCAAAAATGGCGAGCCAGCACTTGCGGTCACTCGCCCGTATGTTGAGCGAGCTTTTGATACGATTGGCAAAAAATTTGATGAACAATCCCGCCTCGATCAACAAGCCTCTGTTTGTGCACAATGCCACGTTGAATACTACTTCACAGGCCCAACGAAAGCGGTGAAATTCCCTTGGGATATGGGTACTTCAGTAAACGACATGGAGAAATATTACGACGCACTAAACTTCAAAGATTGGACGCATGCCGTTTCTAAAGCACCCATGTTAAAAGCACAACACCCTGGTTACGAAACTTGGCGAGAAGGCATCCACGGTAAGAACAAAGTAGTTTGTGTAGACTGCCACATGCCGAAAGTAACCAAAGAAGATGGCACTGTGTATACCGATCATAAAGTCGGAAACCCATTTGATCGCTTTGATGATACGTGCGCGCAATGCCACACTCAAACAAAAGAGCAACTACAGGGCATCGTTTCAACACGTAAGGCGCAAGTACTGAACATGAAGCTAACCGCCGAGAAACAAATCGTTGCTGCACACTTTGAAGCAGGAGCGGCTTGGGATGCCGGTGCAACAGAAGAAGAAATGCAACCAATCTTACAAGACATCCGTCACGCACAATGGCGTTGGGACTATGCAATAGCGTCTCACGGTGTCCACATGCATGCACCTGAAGTTGCGCTCGAAGTGCTCGGTACCGCCGTTGACCGCGCTGCGGATGCGCGTACTAAACTTGTTCGTCTACTTGCGAAGAAAGGCATTACCGAACCAGTACAGATCCCGGACATCTCCACTAAAGCGAAAGCGCAACAAGCACTCGGTATGGACATGGAGAAAATGAACGCCGATAAGAAAGACTTCTTGGAAACCATTGCTCCAGATTGGGATAAGGCTGCAGCCGAACGCGAAGCCACGTACTAA
- the ubiG gene encoding bifunctional 2-polyprenyl-6-hydroxyphenol methylase/3-demethylubiquinol 3-O-methyltransferase UbiG, which produces MTKAQNVDPSEIKKFEEMASRWWDLEGEFKPLHQINPLRLNYVLDKADGLFGKKVLDVGCGGGILAESMAKEGAVVTGLDMGKEPLEVARLHALETGTKLTYIQSTIEDHAEENAGSYDVVTCMEMLEHVPDPLSVIRSCAALVKPGGHVFFSTLNRNIKSYLFAIVGAEKLLKIVPEGTHDHEKFIKPAEMMKMIDQTDLTEMGITGLHYNPLNDSYKLGRNVDVNYIVHTQKY; this is translated from the coding sequence ATGACTAAAGCACAAAACGTCGACCCTAGTGAAATTAAGAAATTCGAAGAGATGGCTTCTCGTTGGTGGGATTTAGAGGGCGAATTCAAACCTCTTCACCAAATTAACCCGCTTCGCTTGAACTATGTCCTAGACAAAGCCGATGGCCTGTTTGGGAAGAAAGTGCTCGATGTTGGCTGCGGTGGTGGCATTCTTGCCGAGAGTATGGCAAAAGAAGGCGCAGTCGTTACCGGGCTAGATATGGGTAAAGAGCCTCTCGAAGTTGCTCGTCTTCATGCGCTTGAAACAGGCACCAAGTTGACTTACATCCAAAGCACGATCGAAGACCATGCAGAAGAAAATGCAGGGTCTTACGATGTCGTCACTTGCATGGAAATGCTGGAGCACGTGCCAGACCCGCTTTCGGTTATCCGTTCATGCGCGGCACTCGTAAAGCCTGGCGGCCATGTGTTCTTCTCTACTCTAAACCGCAACATCAAATCTTACCTATTTGCGATCGTGGGCGCAGAAAAGCTGTTGAAGATTGTTCCTGAAGGCACGCACGACCATGAAAAGTTCATCAAGCCAGCAGAAATGATGAAGATGATAGACCAAACTGACCTAACAGAAATGGGCATCACCGGCTTACATTACAACCCGCTAAACGACAGTTACAAACTAGGCCGTAATGTGGATGTAAACTACATCGTGCACACTCAGAAGTATTGA